A genomic stretch from bacterium includes:
- a CDS encoding CoA pyrophosphatase yields MRERIVGHLGAFERIPTGGDDLRRAAVALTVVADDQGEACFVISRRVEDLRSHGGQWAIPGGRMDAGETPEQTALRELHEEVGLDLPGDSALGQLDDFATRSGYLITPVVVWGAGASQPVPNPDEVAAVFRVPVDDLDEPGVPELSRIPESSHTLLSIPFEKLETTIHAPTAAMLFQFREVALHGRHTRVFHYEQPVFAWR; encoded by the coding sequence CTGCGCGAGCGGATCGTCGGCCACCTGGGTGCGTTCGAGCGCATCCCGACCGGTGGCGACGATCTGCGACGCGCAGCCGTAGCACTCACCGTAGTCGCCGATGATCAGGGCGAGGCCTGCTTCGTGATCTCCCGACGCGTGGAAGACCTGCGTTCCCATGGCGGGCAGTGGGCGATCCCCGGTGGACGCATGGATGCGGGCGAAACCCCCGAACAGACGGCCCTGCGCGAACTGCACGAAGAAGTCGGATTGGACCTCCCGGGAGACAGTGCCCTGGGTCAACTCGATGACTTCGCCACGCGTTCGGGCTATCTGATCACGCCCGTCGTGGTCTGGGGAGCGGGAGCCTCACAACCGGTACCCAACCCGGACGAGGTCGCGGCGGTTTTCCGCGTACCCGTCGACGACCTCGACGAACCCGGCGTCCCCGAGCTCTCGCGCATCCCCGAGAGCAGCCACACCTTGCTCTCGATCCCTTTCGAGAAACTGGAAACCACCATCCACGCGCCGACGGCGGCCATGCTCTTCCAGTTCCGGGAGGTCGCACTCCACGGCCGGCACACCCGGGTGTTTCACTACGAACAACCGGTCTTTGCCTGGCGCTAG
- a CDS encoding acyl-CoA/acyl-ACP dehydrogenase has translation MNFGFTEEQELLRSEVRKFLDDQCPMEQVRKIMESESGYSAELWTQLAELGWLGLTIPEEYGGAGLGWVDLVVLLEETGRSLFPSPFISTTLTAAAILEAGNDEQKKAWLPALANGSAIGTLALLEQVDVLSADGITLLAKTDGDDFILTGEKSFVNDAGAATHFVVAFRTGEGAEDLGLAVIERDAEGVNAQSFPGIDQTKRVGSLSLENVRVASDAVLGTAGQAWPLISRLLDRGAIAVTAEMVGAAEGALYMTVQFAKDRIQFGDPIGRYQGVKHPLAEMYVDVESFKSMVYYAAWTIDESPGEAERSVSLAKAYATDAFTRIGIDGVQLHGAVGYTAEYDIQLYLKRSKWARPMFGDADHHYERVASLGGL, from the coding sequence ATGAATTTCGGATTCACCGAAGAACAAGAATTGCTGCGCTCCGAGGTCCGCAAGTTCCTCGACGACCAGTGCCCGATGGAACAGGTGCGCAAGATCATGGAGAGCGAGTCCGGCTACTCGGCCGAACTCTGGACGCAGTTGGCCGAACTCGGCTGGCTAGGTCTGACGATCCCCGAAGAGTACGGGGGTGCGGGACTGGGCTGGGTGGATCTGGTCGTATTGCTGGAGGAGACGGGCCGCAGCCTGTTCCCTTCCCCTTTCATCTCCACGACGCTGACCGCAGCCGCGATTCTGGAAGCGGGCAATGACGAGCAGAAGAAAGCCTGGTTACCGGCACTGGCCAACGGCAGCGCCATCGGAACCCTGGCGCTGCTCGAGCAGGTCGACGTTCTGTCTGCCGACGGAATCACGCTGCTCGCCAAGACCGACGGAGATGACTTCATCTTGACCGGCGAGAAGAGCTTCGTGAACGACGCCGGTGCAGCCACTCATTTCGTGGTCGCATTCCGCACGGGCGAAGGTGCCGAAGACCTTGGACTGGCCGTGATCGAACGCGACGCCGAGGGAGTCAACGCGCAGAGCTTCCCGGGCATCGACCAGACCAAGCGCGTCGGCAGCCTGTCGCTCGAAAACGTGCGCGTTGCAAGCGACGCCGTACTCGGAACCGCTGGCCAGGCCTGGCCGCTGATCTCGCGCCTGCTCGACCGCGGTGCGATCGCGGTCACCGCCGAAATGGTCGGTGCTGCAGAGGGCGCGCTGTACATGACGGTGCAGTTCGCCAAGGACCGCATCCAGTTCGGCGATCCGATCGGCAGGTATCAGGGCGTGAAGCATCCGCTCGCGGAAATGTACGTTGACGTCGAGTCGTTCAAGTCGATGGTGTACTACGCGGCCTGGACGATCGATGAGAGTCCGGGTGAAGCCGAGCGTTCTGTGTCGCTAGCCAAGGCGTACGCGACCGACGCGTTCACGCGCATCGGCATCGACGGAGTGCAATTGCACGGCGCGGTCGGCTACACGGCCGAGTACGATATTCAGCTCTATCTCAAGCGATCGAAGTGGGCGCGCCCGATGTTTGGCGACGCCGATCATCACTACGAACGCGTGGCATCCCTGGGAGGTCTGTAA